A genomic region of Bernardetia sp. ABR2-2B contains the following coding sequences:
- a CDS encoding GNAT family protein, whose translation MIHQINQKVFEKFMVLETPNLILRELKLSDKERVLELHSSKAVNRFIYRQNVNSLEDASRYIEMLQNFYKKKWAIPWAATKKGTDELVGICSFNPIDIKNHRAEIDGELLPELWRTRLGVEGFLALLRFGFETMKLHSVSAKVYPENKSTVSLLEKFGFQREGHFKDRMFINGQYRDMYIYSLIKGNQTIDKLIEKYLTVYEEVS comes from the coding sequence ATGATACACCAAATCAACCAAAAAGTATTTGAAAAATTTATGGTTCTTGAAACACCAAACCTAATACTTAGAGAACTTAAATTATCAGATAAAGAAAGAGTCTTAGAGCTTCATTCTAGTAAAGCTGTAAATAGATTTATTTATCGTCAAAATGTAAACTCTCTTGAAGATGCTAGTAGATATATTGAAATGCTCCAAAATTTTTACAAAAAAAAATGGGCAATTCCTTGGGCAGCAACAAAAAAAGGAACTGATGAATTAGTGGGGATATGTAGTTTTAATCCTATTGATATAAAAAATCATAGAGCTGAAATAGATGGCGAACTTCTACCTGAACTTTGGCGAACAAGACTAGGTGTTGAAGGCTTTTTGGCACTACTTCGCTTTGGTTTTGAGACAATGAAGTTACACTCTGTAAGTGCAAAAGTATATCCTGAAAATAAATCTACAGTCAGTCTGTTAGAAAAATTTGGTTTTCAGAGAGAAGGACATTTTAAAGATAGAATGTTTATTAATGGTCAATATAGAGATATGTATATATATTCTTTAATAAAGGGAAATCAAACGATTGATAAGCTAATAGAAAAATATTTGACTGTATATGAAGAGGTCAGTTAA
- a CDS encoding 7TM diverse intracellular signaling domain-containing protein: MKLNYVLTLLFVLNISLLFAQNPLLLKNKDFERTQNFEILPDKNYTFEQILTDTSLVFIKNPEEVDFQKTKESDYYWVRCSIKNNSPYSKQMYLSVFPTIENTLYTFDFENNTWTQTTTGLKVADYQRQPNVFPCLFRANSITTFFTKVNVEYLSKQPYPVPITLSLEKKHVFTEKEQFMLILWISTCSVLVFFFLYNTYLFFIFKDRVYLYYLIILIGSLIYITSVRNHTNIFLPIKWLSIEVMSNGSFFFFDSNAVVIRIGLILILMGITKFTCLYLKLATYLPLWNKILTYLLWICVCYSFLLIGLILGANYYNIYLLFLENLLIGIVILSILCVGILSAIKGYKPAKYFLIANAFPLLITVALVIYFFLYEIVNGIGVKVYLIPSLAPNIAILSQTLAFAVALVARVNLIKDQLKEKQLESQKLEAENEEILARNKYIELENEYIMTDMITAVNNKAELEEKMKVEINQKEELEKRIEQEAKQKADLQAKLEANQRELTANSLYLYQKNEMLTNLQKQIGNLSYKDTTTQNREGIREIKSTIKNDLRLESDWDNFKVHFEEVHPNFFKELNEKYPTLTKYEIRLSAYYHLNMTAKEIATLLNINPSSVHKSRSRLNKKMEAIDKEN; encoded by the coding sequence ATGAAACTAAACTACGTTCTGACTTTGTTATTTGTGCTAAACATATCACTTTTGTTTGCTCAAAATCCTCTTCTTTTGAAAAATAAAGACTTTGAAAGAACACAAAACTTTGAGATTCTGCCTGATAAGAATTATACGTTTGAACAAATTCTGACAGACACTTCTTTGGTATTTATCAAAAATCCTGAAGAAGTAGATTTTCAAAAGACAAAAGAAAGCGACTATTATTGGGTTCGTTGTAGTATAAAAAATAACTCTCCATATTCTAAGCAAATGTACTTGAGTGTATTTCCTACTATTGAAAATACTTTATATACTTTTGATTTTGAAAATAATACTTGGACACAAACTACTACTGGACTAAAAGTAGCAGATTATCAAAGACAACCTAATGTATTTCCCTGTCTATTTCGTGCCAATAGTATAACTACTTTTTTTACAAAGGTAAATGTAGAATATTTATCAAAACAACCTTATCCTGTTCCTATAACTCTTTCTTTAGAAAAAAAACACGTTTTTACTGAAAAAGAACAGTTTATGCTTATTTTATGGATTTCTACTTGTTCTGTTTTGGTATTCTTCTTTTTATATAACACCTATCTTTTTTTTATTTTTAAAGACCGAGTATATTTATACTATTTGATTATACTTATAGGTAGTTTGATATACATAACAAGTGTCCGTAATCATACTAATATTTTTCTTCCTATCAAGTGGTTGAGTATAGAAGTAATGTCAAATGGCTCATTTTTTTTCTTTGATAGTAATGCTGTTGTGATACGAATTGGTCTCATTTTAATATTGATGGGGATTACAAAATTTACTTGTTTGTATTTAAAACTTGCTACTTACCTGCCTCTTTGGAATAAAATATTGACTTATTTATTGTGGATATGTGTCTGCTATTCTTTCCTACTTATAGGTCTGATATTAGGTGCTAATTATTACAATATCTATTTATTGTTTTTAGAGAATTTGCTTATTGGTATTGTTATCCTATCTATTCTTTGTGTAGGCATACTCTCAGCAATAAAAGGTTATAAACCAGCCAAATACTTTTTGATAGCTAACGCATTTCCTTTACTAATTACAGTAGCGTTAGTTATTTATTTTTTCTTGTACGAAATTGTCAATGGAATAGGTGTGAAAGTTTATCTTATACCAAGTCTTGCTCCTAATATTGCCATTCTTTCTCAAACTTTAGCCTTTGCTGTGGCTTTAGTAGCTCGTGTCAATCTTATAAAAGACCAACTCAAAGAAAAACAACTAGAATCACAAAAACTAGAAGCCGAAAATGAAGAAATATTAGCTCGTAATAAATATATAGAATTAGAAAACGAATATATTATGACTGATATGATAACAGCAGTAAACAACAAAGCCGAGTTAGAAGAAAAAATGAAAGTCGAAATAAATCAGAAAGAAGAGTTAGAAAAGAGAATAGAACAAGAAGCAAAACAAAAAGCCGATTTACAAGCAAAACTAGAAGCCAATCAAAGAGAACTTACAGCCAACTCACTTTATCTCTATCAAAAAAATGAAATGCTAACAAATCTGCAAAAGCAAATCGGAAATTTATCCTATAAAGACACCACCACTCAAAACAGAGAAGGAATCAGAGAAATAAAATCAACTATCAAAAATGACCTTCGATTAGAGAGTGATTGGGATAATTTTAAAGTTCATTTTGAAGAAGTACATCCTAATTTTTTTAAGGAATTGAATGAAAAATATCCGACACTTACTAAATATGAGATTCGTCTTTCTGCCTATTATCATCTCAATATGACAGCTAAAGAAATAGCAACTCTACTCAATATCAATCCTTCAAGTGTGCATAAATCTAGGTCTAGATTAAATAAAAAAATGGAAGCAATAGATAAGGAAAATTAA
- a CDS encoding 7TM diverse intracellular signaling domain-containing protein, translated as MKLNYFLSLLFVLKASFLFAQNTYVLEDKPVQKIEDFEILMDKNYTFEQILNDSTLEFQENPKSYKFETEEYCWFRFSIQNNSAYGKEYYFSLTPKINNLLYYYDFDDEKWKTTQAGLAITDFKRIEGIFSVYLHPNKINTFYVKSKVNELNEQEYPIYLSIYIYAKEAYENKEQFIVVSWLVVTIAMLLFFIYNLYIYFVFRDNTYLYYLIILLGAILYISAFSDVFNFVLPFNFYNIGINSNGVLYAYTTRDILNFGFIWMILFGYIQFTRSYLQLDIYFPYWDTILKYLTYFLSLFSLFAIIIASFKSLNIYYSLALISNLFFSIIILMIFSVGIMSYKNGYKPARYFLIANTLPLLGIMSIALYLLVYKSSSSSIQLLPHLTLLSQTLSFAIALVARINLLKDELKEKQLQAEILEKENGEILARNRYIELENEHIIADMATAVNKEIDLQNKIKSEASQKTELEQKIEEEAKQKADLQAKLEANQRELTANSLYLYQKNEMLTNLQKQIRGLSYKNSSTQNKDGIKEIKSVINNDIQLDSDWNNFKIHFEEVHPNFFKELNEKYPTLTKNEIRLSAYYHLNMSVKEIATLLNINPRSVHKAKSRLNKKIEAIDKEN; from the coding sequence ATGAAACTTAATTATTTTTTGAGCTTATTATTTGTATTGAAAGCATCATTTTTATTTGCTCAAAATACGTATGTACTAGAAGATAAACCAGTACAAAAAATAGAGGATTTTGAGATTTTGATGGATAAGAATTATACTTTTGAACAAATCTTGAATGATTCTACACTTGAGTTTCAAGAAAACCCTAAATCTTATAAATTTGAAACTGAAGAATACTGTTGGTTTAGATTTTCTATACAAAACAACTCAGCTTATGGCAAAGAATACTATTTTAGCTTAACACCAAAAATAAATAATCTTCTATATTATTATGATTTTGATGATGAAAAATGGAAAACTACTCAAGCAGGGCTTGCCATAACTGATTTTAAACGAATAGAAGGAATTTTTTCTGTTTATCTACACCCTAATAAAATAAATACGTTTTATGTCAAATCAAAGGTAAACGAACTTAACGAGCAAGAGTATCCAATCTACTTGTCTATTTATATATATGCAAAAGAAGCCTATGAAAATAAGGAACAGTTTATAGTAGTTTCTTGGTTGGTAGTTACTATTGCTATGTTACTTTTCTTTATTTATAATTTATATATTTATTTTGTTTTTAGAGATAATACTTATTTGTATTATCTAATAATTTTACTAGGAGCTATTTTATATATTTCAGCATTTTCTGATGTATTCAATTTTGTACTTCCTTTTAATTTTTATAACATAGGAATAAATTCAAATGGAGTGCTGTATGCTTATACGACTAGAGATATTCTAAATTTTGGTTTTATTTGGATGATTTTATTTGGTTATATACAATTCACTCGTAGTTATTTACAACTAGATATTTATTTTCCATATTGGGACACTATACTCAAATATCTTACTTACTTCTTATCTTTATTTAGCTTATTTGCTATAATTATAGCTTCTTTCAAATCATTGAATATATACTATTCATTAGCTTTAATTTCTAATCTATTTTTCAGCATAATAATTTTGATGATTTTTAGTGTTGGTATAATGTCCTATAAAAATGGCTACAAACCAGCTCGTTATTTCTTGATTGCCAATACACTACCTTTATTGGGTATAATGTCTATTGCACTTTATTTACTCGTATACAAATCAAGCTCCTCATCTATACAATTATTACCACACCTTACACTTCTCTCGCAAACGCTCTCTTTTGCTATTGCTTTGGTAGCTCGTATAAACCTTCTAAAAGACGAACTAAAAGAAAAACAACTTCAAGCAGAAATATTGGAAAAAGAAAATGGAGAAATACTGGCTCGTAATAGATATATAGAATTAGAAAACGAACATATCATTGCTGATATGGCAACGGCAGTAAATAAAGAAATAGATTTACAGAACAAAATAAAATCAGAAGCCAGTCAAAAAACAGAGTTAGAGCAAAAAATAGAAGAAGAAGCAAAACAGAAAGCCGATTTACAAGCCAAACTAGAAGCCAATCAAAGAGAACTAACAGCCAACTCGCTTTATCTCTATCAAAAAAATGAAATGCTGACGAATCTCCAAAAGCAAATACGAGGTTTGTCTTATAAAAACTCTAGTACACAAAATAAAGATGGAATAAAAGAAATAAAATCAGTCATCAATAATGATATTCAATTAGATAGCGACTGGAATAATTTCAAAATTCATTTTGAAGAAGTACATCCTAACTTTTTTAAAGAACTAAACGAG